acacacacacacacacagttagctttactgactttatcctacacacacacacacacacacacacacacacacacacacacacactgttagctttactcaCTTTAGCTTTGTTGACTTTAACACGAAAAATCCTTTTTGTTAGCATGAGTGAAAAAGAGGTTTCTATAATCACTGACAAATATAAATCCATATAAATAAGTTATTGTTtggtatttaaaacattttctgagtTTTAACTAGTAGCTAAATGGTCATGTGatcttatattaaattaaagccaTCATCAGATGCCAAAATCAGACTGTTTGCCGTTATCACACTGTCGCAAACATAAAACTGTACTCAGTGTTTCCCAAAATTCAGTTTATTCTGCTAAATGTTGAAGTTTCTACACTGACACCAATCACACTGAATACGTACCTCtcactgatactgtcactgatACTGAGTAAATATGAAGATCTTCATCAGTCTCCGTGTCTCGGACGATGTAAACTCCCCGATCAGTCAGCTTTACTCCTCTCAGTGTAAGaactgtgttagtgagtgatgtTCTCGGTGTGTATTCAGCTGTACAGCGTAGTGAGCTTCTATCCACAGTGCAGATCTGTTCACCATGTGGATCTGCTGAATCTTCACCCTTATAGATCACCTCCACTCGCTCTGATACGTGCAAATCCAGCTGCAGATCTTCACCAGGGTTTATCTGAACTGATGATATCATggctgaggagaaaaaacactCATCATCTTAACTGggtgtaaatgtgatataacacattaaacctAAATCAGTAAGAGTGTATAAGCTATAGAGCAGGTAAAGACACTTACTCTCGATGCTGAGACGCACATCTTTAATGTCTCTGTCACCACACTCACACGTGTACGTGTTCCTCTTACTGTAATCAGCTGCAGTGATGGTGAGGGTGAGATCTCCCTTCAGGTACTGATCATGGGACATTTTAAATCCCTCCTTTAGTGACCAGCAGGATGTCTGATTACACCGAGCCAATACAACACTTTGGTTACTGAACAGAGTCCATTTGGCCTCACGAGAACATTTCCGTTCACAGGGCAGAGCAGCAGCCTGATTACACTTCACCTGTACAGGAGTGACAGCTGATACAGGtactgaaagagagaagcagataaacagaataaaatataaacctatacatgcacacatgattaaattaaaattaaaatgtgtatatttcacacatttcagtaTAAAGCCTTcctataaaacactttgtgtttataaataaaacaatatgcaCATGTGACCTGGTTGCAAGAAAACCATAAGAGACCAGAACCTGTCATAAGAGAACTACAGATTCTTTCAAGAATCAGACTGATGTTAGCTAAAATGTTCTTCAGTTGTTATTATGGATTAGCACTAAAGGACAGCGAGTGCTGTTCAGCTAAACTAACAGTGGAACTCTAGAAGATCCTTACGGTATGATTTTTTAGCAGGCTATACAGGTTTATTAAAGCaatttaaatgagttattttagctaactagcaagctaagcctgttaaattGTTGATTATCTGATAGTAACGCAGTGAAAACAGATGTGTTTATAATCACATTTCTGATTCTGACGCTCAAAAGCACAACTCaatgttttagaaaacaaattctgtctCAGCTCTTAAATCATTATAGTCTCCTGCATTGTTTCTGCAACCAGGAGGTGCAGCTGATGTCACACTAACGTCTCTCACTCAGGAGTCtataattcatgttttatatcatatatgATCTGTATacgtacattttaaacaatattgctGTTTTACATTTCACTAAACGTTATTATAcgcttttctctttccattatAATCACAACTGATTAAATAGCagcataaaagaaaaagaaaaaaatatcagtaaagatcaagatcaagatattttacatgaatacattctgaagtgtttttattttttatttactgaaatgattTCTAAACATATATGCTAATGAATCAGAAAAAACCTAAAAGTACTGACACTTTCAGCCTCATCACTAAATCcagagtaaataaacagaataaatctaAAAGCCTCCATCCCGACAGGCTCCACCCCCTTTCCCCTGGTGACTGGTACACTGCTGCTGTTtggcctgtatttgcatatggaacctgattggctcttatatttgaTGACGCAGTAACACTCTCCTGTAACTCAGGTTTGTTTCTTAATAGAAGGATTTTCACACTTTGATCCTCTGAACTCTGAAATTAAATCCtgagaaagtaaatgtaattaatcctaaaacatgtttaatagaGGTTTGTAAGACTGTAAGAGGAACTCGCTGAGCCCAGTGTGAGCAGTGAGACTgaaatcacactcacctgtgatgAACGTGAGGATGAATAAAAGCAGGACCTGGTGAGGAACCCTGCAGGACTCCATGTCTGAGACacaacaccaccagcagcactgcacaggtGAGAACAGGTGAGGAATTAACCAGGTACCTAAACACAATAAGTGCAGTGGGAAAGCTTAAGAACAAAGAACGACATGGAGAGTAGAGACAggaacctgacacacacacacacacacacacacacacacacacacacacacacactcactcactcatacctaacactggagctgtgacggCTAAGTGAGGGGCTAGTAATTACtaatattgattaatatttatttgtagctaTCTACTTCATAAAACTTTGTAACCTCATCAACTAagaattactactactaataataatggtggtaagatatgataaaaaaaagttataataaaagagttttttttttgtattttttaatttatgcaacCATCAACAACATACATAATCACTAAGACAATACTACACGTGtacaaacagaggaaaaaacagaaggaacaaacataaaatactgtttacatacaaataaaaaacatacaggAAAATCATGAACAAAATCAGGTATCAGCATCGATTCATCCCATTTCAGCTATAACTGATTCTGAAGATAACTTATGAAAGGCCACATAACAGCGAACGTGGAGCAGAACCCCACAGATTCAGTCTTATTTTTCCAGACTTAAGAATAGCGGTTGATATCACTGTTTGAAAGAGTGGTCTTTTCACTGACAATACCAAAGATGGCTTTTAGAGGGTTTGGACTAACATTTTTACTAAATCTTAGAATAAGACTCAAAAATCAGTGACCAGAAAGCAAACAGCCTGAGACAAACCCAAAACATACGGGCAAGTGTAGCAGGGGATTGAATGCATCTTGAGTTCGGTCAATACGAGGAGAATATATTTGCCAACCTGGCCTTAGATAAGTGAAGTCTGTGTACCACTTTAAATTGCAAGAGACTGTGTCTGGCATAAATAGAAGACCCATGAACCCTATATTTAGCCTCATGCCACTCCTTGTCAGTCATGCAAAGTTTAAGATCTAGTTGCCAAGAGTCTCTGTGCATTATTAGGAGTGGACAATAATGATGCAGGTTTTATGTACAAACTGAAGATAGTACCTCTCTGAGCCGTGCTGACAGGAAAAAACTGGTCAATTGTATTTGGttcaggaaggaaaagaaaagaggtgAAATTCTTgcgtataaaatcatgcatctGTAGATATCTGAAAAAATGAGTCTTTGGTATTTTGAACTGAGATTCTAATTGTGCAAATGATAGGAAGCTCCCATCAACAAATAGATCTTTGAATAATGAAATGACTTTTTCCTGCCATAGCAAGAATGCAAGGTCATTAAGAGGCTGGACAAATCCATAATTTCTGGCACCTGGTGCACAAACAGAACCTCTCTGCCATCCATAATATTTACGAATTTGGACCCAAATCTGAACAGAATTCCAGTCCACAGGACGTACTGAATGAGAGTCAAGACCGAGTGGTAAGGGTGAGAATAAAAGGGctggaaatgaaaaaggaaGGCAAGCTGAGGATTCAATATGGACCCAATCCGGTAAATGATTAGAGTTATGTGAATCCTGCCAATATGCTAAAGCTCTCAAATTGCAGGCCCAGTAATATAGTTGGAAATGTGGAAGAGCCATCCTCCCTAGTTCCTTGGGATTTCATAAAAAACACAAGCATATTCTGGGGAGTTTCTTATTCCAAAGAAAAGGTGATATtgtcttatttaaataaacaacataagattttttaatatttatatatactttccAGCCAAGGGGATACAAAGCCTGGACTATTTTTCAACAGCTATCTTTGTTCAGACTAAATGTGGAGcaaaattaagtttaaatacctcagaaatatttcttGCTACAACCACACCAAGATATGTGACACTGTCTGGGGCTAATTTAAATGGATAAGCAGAAAAGGAAGATAGTTTTGCAGCTTGATTTATAGGAAATAGCTCACTCTTGGAAAGATTGACATTATATCCTGTCATAGTGCTGAAACGCTCAAATACAGccacaacatgaggaagagaaTTATGTGGATCTGAGATATACAGGAGCAGGTCATCTGCGTATAATGATAATTTACGCTCTCTGCCCCTCTAATAATTCCCTGAATAACTGATGTTGATCTCAGCAAAACAGCTAAAGGTTCAATCGCTACTGTGAAAAGTGGGGACACATGGGGCCTCCCTGTCTAGTTCCCCTGTGTAATGGAAGAAATTGTGAACTAATATTATTAGTGATGACAGATGAGGAGGGAAAAGCATACAGAAATTTTACCCATGATAAGAACTTTGGGCCCAAACCGAATTTCtttaaacagctgaaaagatccacTTCTGCTAAAGCAGCAATAAAACCGGAAGTGAAAAACCAGCCGTTCTTCCTGAAAGTGCTGAAGCAAgcacacacaaccacagacacaccacacacacacacacacacacacacacacacacacacacagcgagctcctacacacccacacacacacacaccacacacacaccacacacacacacacacaccacacaaccacacacacacaccacacaaccacacacacccaaagcaccttaactttctacaaaatgattattttaaatagatcagtaacaaaacaatcacacaacaaTTCATAGTATCTGTGAGTATACAGGCTAAAAAATGGCAATATCGATCGAAGTTtaaagagataataataataataataataatagtaataataataataatatagattcttagaaaaggtttttttgtaaatttatttttatctgacTTAAAACTTTTTAGAGtctcatatatatgtatgtatgtatgtatgtatatgtgtgtatatatatatatatatatatatatatatatatatatatatatgtacacatttatataaatcttttaGCCTGTATACTGATAGATACTGTCaactgttgtgtttgttttgtgactTTATTGTGTAGAAAGTTAAGCTGCTTTTTACGTGCGGCTTCATTAACCGTGCTTTCAGGAGGAGCAGTGAGATTACTCGCAGTGTCAGGAGCCTTTCTGTTGTTTATCCTGAGACAGCAAGCTCACTACATTAACG
This genomic interval from Pangasianodon hypophthalmus isolate fPanHyp1 chromosome 4, fPanHyp1.pri, whole genome shotgun sequence contains the following:
- the LOC128317064 gene encoding uncharacterized protein LOC128317064, with product MESCRVPHQVLLLFILTFITVPVSAVTPVQVKCNQAAALPCERKCSREAKWTLFSNQSVVLARCNQTSCWSLKEGFKMSHDQYLKGDLTLTITAADYSKRNTYTCECGDRDIKDVRLSIETMISSVQINPGEDLQLDLHVSERVEVIYKGEDSADPHGEQICTVDRSSLRCTAEYTPRTSLTNTVLTLRGVKLTDRGVYIVRDTETDEDLHIYSVSVTVSVRERALPVWAIILIVLMVLLLVALPVMIICYLRNRRCQRDERSSSGAGRAQSWNGTIQMRDLPENRMMLEENLKLKHKNGVTEGRDL